The following DNA comes from Candidatus Eisenbacteria bacterium.
GGGGGCACATCCCGATCAGGGAGGATCCAGCGATGCCTCACCCCTCGAAGGTCGCGCTGCTCCTTGCTGTGTGCGCAACGATGGCGACGCCGCTTGCGGCGTCGGCTTCTTCGGACGTGAAGGTGAACCTCACGGCTCACCGAGTCACGACCGACGCGCGCGGCAAGGAGAGTCTCGTTTCCGGCGATCAGGCCAAGCCGGGCGAGGTCATCGAGTACCAGGCCCGCTACCGCAACGATGGAACGACCGGCGTGCGCAAGCTCGTCGCGACGCTCCCGGTGCCCGCGGGTCTCGAGTACGTCGCGCGGACGGCAGCTCCGTCCGTCGTGCAGGCCAGTCTCGACGGCAAGACGTTCGCCCCGGTTCCGCTGACGCGCAAGGTGCGCCTGGCGGACGGACGCGAAGTCGTGCGAGAGGTGCCGGTGTCCGAATACCGCGTGCTGCGGTGGACGCTCGACACGCTCGACGGCCACGAGACCGAGATCGTGCGCGCACGCATGCGCGTGACCCCCGTGAATGCGGCGGCCACGAACACCTCGTCGCGCTGACCGATCACCCCTGACCACGACGTTCGACGGCCTCCGCGCGCGAGCGCGGCGGCATCAACGCGGGCCGGCGTGTGATCCACGCGTGTCCGCGCTACGGGAGTGCCCCTCGATGACTGCAACACTCGTTTCGATTCGTTCCGGCGTGAGCCGGGCGTTCGGCGCCCTGCTCCTGTCCGGCGCCGTCGCGCTGGCTGCGGTGTTCCCGGTCGGCGATGCATTCGCCGCCCCGGTTGCCGGCACGCCGATCGGCAACCAGGCTTCCGCCTCGTATCTCGACGCATCCGGAACGTCGCGCACCGCGACGTCCAACTCGGTCACCACGATCGTGACTCAGGTCGCGAGCCTCACGCTCACCGCCAGCGGCAGTGTGGTGGTGGCGCCGGGCGGCCAGGCGTCGTTCCCGCACGTGCTGACCAACACCGGTAACGGTGTCGACAACTTCTCGCTCGCGATCGCCGCCCTGGTGGGTGACGACTTCAACCTGACCGGCGCGACCGTGTACGCGGACGCCGACGGGAACGGGCTGCCGGACAATTTCACGCCGCTGGCTTCGACGGGAGCCCTGAATCCGAATCAGGTGTTCCGCTTCGTGCTGGTCGGCAACGTGCCGGGCGCTCAGGTGGCCGGCGAAGTCGCGCAGACGCGCATCACCGCGACCAGCGGCTTCGACGCACTGCAGACCGCGTTCAATACCGACGTCGTGACGGTGACCGGCAATGCGGTCGTCAACGTGACCAAGGCGATCAGCCAGAACGCGGGCCCCTCGCCGAGCGGACCGTGGACCTACACCCTCACGTACACCAACGCCGGCAATGCGACCGCCACTCAGCTGGTGCTGCGTGACGCGCTCCCGGCCGGAATGACCTACGTCGCGGGCAGCGCGCGCTGGTCGGTGACCGGCGCGACGGTGTTGACCGACGCGGACTCGTCGGACACACACGGCGTGGGTGTGAACAACATCAAGTACGACTTCGGCGTCTCGACCGCGGGCTCGGTGCGCGCGGTGGTCAACCAGATTCCGGCCGGGGCATCGGGCACGGTGACGTTTCAGGTCAACGTCAACCCGGGTCTCGCGCCCCAGACGCTCAACAACGCGGCGACCTACACCTACGCCGATCCGTTCACCACGCTGGGGCCGTTCAGCACCAACGTGGCGCCGTTCACGGTCAACCAGAGCACCTCGCTCACGTTCACCGGCCAGACCATCGCCGCAGCGAATCAGGGCTCGACTCTGATCTACACCAACACCCTGACCAACACCGGAAACGGCAGCGACGTGTTCGAGATCACGCTCACGAACAACACCTTCCCTGCCGGTAGCAGCGTGGTGCTGTTCCGTTCCGACGGCGTGACGCCGCTCACCAACAGCAACGGCATCCCGACCGCGGACACCGGACCGCTCGCGGCCGGCGCTTCGACCACGATCGTGCTGCAGGTCACGCTCCCGCCGTCGGCGACGGGTGGACCGTTCTCGATCGACAAGCTCGCCGCCTCGGCGACCACGCCGGGCGTCACGGCGACCGCCACCGACGTGCTCACGAGCATCAACGCGGCCGCGGTCGATCTCACGAACAACGCACCCGGGGGCCCCGGCGCGGGTGCCGGCCCCGAAGGCGCCCCGGTGGTACTCAACGCAACCAACCCCGGCACCACGACGCGCTTCACGCTGTTCGTCGCGAATACCGGCGCCACCGCGGATGCCTACGACATGACGATCAGCACCGATGCCTCGTTCGCGGCGATCACGCTGCCGGCCGGCTGGTCGGTGACGTTCCGCAACGCCGGCAATGCGGTGATCACGAACACCGGTTCGATCGCTCCGGGCGGCAACGTGCAGGTGTTCGCCGACGTTTCGGTTCCGGCCGGATACGCGGCGGGAACGGTGAGCCTCTACTTCCGCTCGCGCTCGCCGGTTTCGCTCGCCACCGATCGCATTCACGACGCCGTCTCGGTCAATCCGCTGCGAAGCCTCGCGCTGGTTCCGAACAACGCACTGCAGGTCGCACCGGGTGGCACTGTGACGTACAGCCATCTGTTGTCGAACACCGGCAACGTGATCGAAGGCGACGGCGTCGGCAGCTTCGTGGCGCTCACGGTCGGCGACGATCAGGCGGCATGGACTTCGGTGCTGTACGTGGACTCCAACAACAACGGAGCCTTCGACAGCGGCATCGACCAGCCGATCGGTGATCTCACCACGCTGGGCGGCCTAGCTCCGGGCGCGAATGTGCGGCTGTTCGTGCGCGTGTTCGCTCCGGCCGGTGCTCCGGTCGGCCAGGTCAATCTGACGACGGTGACCGCGGCCACGACCAACCTGGGCTACCCGTCCGCAGCTCCGCCTCCGACGGTGGCGACGGATCAGACCACGGTGCTGAACGGCCAGATCCAGATCAGCAAGCGCCAGGCGACCGACGGCAACTGCGACGGCACGCCGGAAGTGGCCTTCACGCTCGCGAATCTGTCTGCGGCCCCGGGCGGATGCCTGCGCTACGAGATCGTGGTGACGAACGTCGGCACCGCCTCGATCACGAATCTCGTGGTCGCGGATGCGACGCCTCCGAACACCACCTACTCGGCGGCGATTCCGGGCTCGACCACGCAGGGGACACTCAGCACTCCGGCGAACGGCGCCGCGGGCACCATCAACGCCAACATCGGAACGCTCGCTCCGGGCGGATCGGTGACGATCGTGTTCGGAATCCGCATCGACCCCTAGCCGATGGCGGAGACGCGTTCGCGCGTCTCCACTTCGGTTCCTCGCACCTCCGCGCCGGCC
Coding sequences within:
- a CDS encoding DUF11 domain-containing protein, encoding MTATLVSIRSGVSRAFGALLLSGAVALAAVFPVGDAFAAPVAGTPIGNQASASYLDASGTSRTATSNSVTTIVTQVASLTLTASGSVVVAPGGQASFPHVLTNTGNGVDNFSLAIAALVGDDFNLTGATVYADADGNGLPDNFTPLASTGALNPNQVFRFVLVGNVPGAQVAGEVAQTRITATSGFDALQTAFNTDVVTVTGNAVVNVTKAISQNAGPSPSGPWTYTLTYTNAGNATATQLVLRDALPAGMTYVAGSARWSVTGATVLTDADSSDTHGVGVNNIKYDFGVSTAGSVRAVVNQIPAGASGTVTFQVNVNPGLAPQTLNNAATYTYADPFTTLGPFSTNVAPFTVNQSTSLTFTGQTIAAANQGSTLIYTNTLTNTGNGSDVFEITLTNNTFPAGSSVVLFRSDGVTPLTNSNGIPTADTGPLAAGASTTIVLQVTLPPSATGGPFSIDKLAASATTPGVTATATDVLTSINAAAVDLTNNAPGGPGAGAGPEGAPVVLNATNPGTTTRFTLFVANTGATADAYDMTISTDASFAAITLPAGWSVTFRNAGNAVITNTGSIAPGGNVQVFADVSVPAGYAAGTVSLYFRSRSPVSLATDRIHDAVSVNPLRSLALVPNNALQVAPGGTVTYSHLLSNTGNVIEGDGVGSFVALTVGDDQAAWTSVLYVDSNNNGAFDSGIDQPIGDLTTLGGLAPGANVRLFVRVFAPAGAPVGQVNLTTVTAATTNLGYPSAAPPPTVATDQTTVLNGQIQISKRQATDGNCDGTPEVAFTLANLSAAPGGCLRYEIVVTNVGTASITNLVVADATPPNTTYSAAIPGSTTQGTLSTPANGAAGTINANIGTLAPGGSVTIVFGIRIDP